One Candidatus Hydrogenedentota bacterium DNA window includes the following coding sequences:
- a CDS encoding AAA family ATPase, which yields MTDTPERHDIELLKNELAAAGAIFHGKECRCPFHEDRRASAGVYLDSQGVARFKCHGCGVAGDLYDIRARIHGVDLREVLPKSDGGPRNGANKSATLPQERRSSVRQYETLAEIERAATSIGRIEARHDYTDGFAVFRIVGADGVKTFRQAHREYGKWQWGKPRGLLPLYGREHIGETEDPVVVVEGEKCVDALWKIGTVAVTSAMGAGKAHLSDWTPLDNRDIVLWPDNDPPGCAHMDQVAGILKTATRLRIVNVEILGLPPKGDVADLLEKWRDDPPETKRAAIYEILANAKPVVPSGGLAALIEGAIGGTRKAISLPWGRLSKLTRALLPGSITLIVGPPGCGKSFLLLQLAYALHKSGVPISVFELEEDKAHHLHRLLAQLANDARLLDLEWIAGNPENARAALAAHQADLDAFACRLFDAPDKQPTLTDLARWVSERAAAGNRVIAIDPLSVADMGGEPWRTAPGFITEASAAIRKHGASLILTYHPRKGAAETGLVSLDGIAGAASFTRLVQTVLWLERHADDHRATVQSIGGPFEETANRTVHILKSRNAPGQGCRIAFHFDPETLTFEEHGIEASYGNSRKNQRATQ from the coding sequence ATGACGGACACGCCCGAACGCCACGACATTGAACTACTCAAGAATGAATTGGCCGCCGCTGGGGCTATCTTTCATGGCAAAGAATGCCGTTGCCCATTTCACGAAGACCGGCGGGCAAGCGCCGGGGTTTATCTCGACTCGCAAGGCGTGGCGCGGTTCAAGTGCCACGGTTGCGGCGTGGCTGGTGACCTATACGACATTCGCGCGCGCATCCATGGCGTTGACCTTCGCGAGGTTTTGCCAAAATCGGACGGCGGGCCGCGAAACGGCGCAAATAAAAGCGCCACGTTGCCACAGGAGCGGCGATCATCCGTCCGGCAATATGAAACCCTTGCCGAAATCGAACGGGCCGCCACGTCCATTGGGCGCATCGAGGCGCGACACGATTACACGGACGGTTTCGCCGTTTTCCGCATCGTGGGCGCTGATGGCGTGAAAACATTCAGACAAGCGCACCGCGAATACGGAAAATGGCAATGGGGTAAGCCGCGCGGCCTTTTGCCGCTTTACGGGCGGGAACACATTGGCGAAACGGAAGACCCGGTTGTTGTTGTCGAGGGCGAGAAATGCGTTGACGCTCTTTGGAAAATTGGGACTGTCGCGGTAACAAGCGCGATGGGCGCGGGCAAGGCGCACCTGAGCGATTGGACGCCGCTTGATAACCGCGATATCGTGCTTTGGCCGGATAACGATCCGCCTGGCTGTGCCCACATGGACCAAGTGGCCGGGATTTTGAAGACGGCAACACGGCTACGGATTGTCAATGTCGAAATACTTGGCTTGCCGCCGAAGGGCGATGTTGCCGATCTGCTTGAAAAGTGGCGCGACGATCCGCCGGAAACGAAACGCGCGGCCATTTATGAAATCCTTGCAAACGCGAAACCGGTTGTGCCTTCCGGCGGGCTGGCGGCGCTTATCGAAGGTGCAATTGGCGGTACCAGAAAAGCGATTTCATTGCCTTGGGGGCGTTTGTCGAAATTGACCCGCGCGCTGTTGCCGGGGAGTATCACGTTGATTGTGGGGCCGCCCGGCTGTGGAAAAAGTTTTTTGCTGCTGCAGTTGGCGTATGCGCTTCACAAGTCGGGCGTCCCGATTTCGGTTTTTGAACTGGAGGAAGACAAGGCGCACCATCTCCATAGGCTGCTTGCACAGTTGGCTAACGATGCCCGGTTGCTTGACCTGGAGTGGATCGCAGGGAACCCCGAAAATGCGAGGGCGGCGCTGGCGGCGCATCAAGCCGATCTGGACGCGTTCGCGTGCCGCCTTTTCGATGCGCCCGACAAGCAACCCACGCTGACGGACCTTGCGAGGTGGGTTTCCGAACGGGCTGCAGCAGGGAACCGCGTGATCGCGATCGATCCACTTTCCGTGGCCGACATGGGCGGCGAACCGTGGCGCACCGCGCCCGGCTTCATAACCGAGGCAAGCGCCGCCATTCGGAAACATGGCGCAAGTCTGATTTTGACCTATCACCCGCGCAAGGGCGCGGCGGAAACCGGTCTGGTTTCTCTCGACGGTATCGCCGGGGCCGCCAGTTTCACGCGCCTTGTTCAGACTGTCCTTTGGCTTGAACGCCACGCGGATGATCACCGCGCAACCGTACAATCCATTGGCGGGCCGTTCGAGGAAACCGCGAATCGCACCGTTCACATTCTCAAGTCACGCAACGCGCCGGGGCAAGGATGCCGAATCGCATTCCACTTTGACCCGGAAACCCTGACATTCGAGGAACACGGAATCGAGGCATCATATGGAAATTCTCGCAAGAATCAACGCGCTACACAATGA
- a CDS encoding recombinase family protein: MKAIGYVRVSTEGQAVDGVSLDAQRARIAAWCDANGYELAAVHVDAGISAKRADNRPGLQAALAEVCKERGALVVYSLSRLARSTKDAIGISERLEKAGADLVSLSERIDTTSAAGKMVFRMLAVLAEFERDLVSERTTAAMAHLRQQSKRVSRHMPFGYDLAADGESLTENAREQEAIRMMRDLRADGKSLRDIARTLESQGIVAKNGGAWSAKVINGILERKAV; encoded by the coding sequence ATGAAAGCAATCGGGTATGTGAGAGTAAGCACGGAAGGGCAAGCGGTTGACGGCGTAAGTCTGGACGCGCAACGCGCACGGATCGCGGCATGGTGCGATGCAAACGGCTATGAACTCGCGGCGGTTCATGTGGACGCGGGCATATCCGCCAAACGTGCGGACAATCGCCCAGGACTTCAAGCGGCGCTTGCTGAAGTCTGCAAAGAGCGCGGCGCGCTGGTGGTTTATTCGCTTTCCCGGCTGGCGCGTTCCACGAAGGATGCCATTGGAATATCCGAGCGGCTGGAAAAGGCCGGGGCGGATCTCGTAAGCCTGTCCGAACGCATTGACACGACAAGCGCCGCCGGAAAAATGGTGTTTCGCATGCTGGCGGTTCTTGCGGAATTCGAGCGCGATCTTGTTTCCGAACGCACGACCGCCGCAATGGCGCATCTTCGCCAGCAAAGCAAGCGTGTTTCCCGGCATATGCCCTTCGGTTATGATTTGGCGGCGGACGGTGAAAGTCTGACAGAGAATGCCCGCGAACAGGAGGCCATACGCATGATGCGCGACTTGCGCGCGGACGGCAAGAGTTTGCGCGACATTGCCCGCACGTTGGAATCCCAAGGGATTGTCGCCAAGAACGGCGGCGCTTGGAGCGCCAAGGTAATCAACGGAATCCTTGAAAGAAAGGCGGTGTAA